A region from the Sandaracinus amylolyticus genome encodes:
- a CDS encoding aldehyde dehydrogenase family protein: MPIPGDYIGGRFVPPSGEPLISENPARDGEPVVQTAWSAERVADAVAAAKDAQVAWSRRSFDDRLAALHRFRAVIVAQKEHLADAVVKEIGKIRSEARVEIDSLIGRFDLVAAQIRSDLRDGPLPGFPNEALRWHPHGVVGVIGPFNFPLHLCHAHVVPALLLGNTVVMKPSETAPLCGIRYAEAAHEAGLPPGVLNVVQGRGPTGAAMVAHPDVHGLAFTGSWPVGRRISEAALDKPEMLVALEMGGKNTVIVCEDADVRQAAHEIAVGAYLTTGQRCTCTDRVLVHRSLARPLIDALRKIVSALRFGDPDDASAFAGPMATRAGRDKLEAAMACAVRAGADVVVEGKRLPGGLYRSGSVHLLPEGVHDVPGYTDTELFGPDVGVEIVENDDEAIAVLNASPYGFANSVFTSSDARFDRYYRETRCGILNRNRSTNQASPRLPFGGTGRSGNFRPAGSFAPRNLAIPVAVQSNSVLSMATHAAIARALPPHDLDRLEAMHDAEERAEANRTPSADARPMRIVRPKGGAVPESTKWVERLYAGDRVPREKKQLVFDHVRSHGPFMVSVDPTPLSVIDAMSQTATMPFGFSHENLVRAYVEGEWGDTMLRAHDVTLPTSELDGAGQRAAEHFAQTLRALVPGLPTVCFAGSGAEANEKALALARLHAKDRGPRVLAFDGSFHGRTLFALHATHSPSKRTPFEIAGYEATFAPWPLWGTPNDGEPDEPAGWRDVCARGDAQALRARFGNSDDPLLRAEVESLAVVVDTLLRHEHFVVIVEPMQSEGGDRYATSRFHHGLRLVTRALGVPLVMDEVQCGFGLGGSFAWHRRFGLVDADGHADTPDCVTFAKRAQVGVVMTRFADPEPTQAFAASLIRGRLHASMLATGGDGARVEAMVRARIPELERRWGHRIRCVRACGFAFAFDLETPAELDAYLGQRFWRGAIAFAAGDRTVRYRLNASFEEHDVDAVFRVVHQSLAWLDAHPHEKAPEWHELAPPPRPAQPEVRIRRAAPDEVEALLPPILALEEQVYEPARRDPEHRLRLGFEDADGVVVLAERKDGEVWTLVGYAMAAPIERVPDVSGPDRDPARGRGDTIYSLALTVDPKLQGTGIGRRLKAAQLEHARAMKRPDGSPRYRWCTGRNRLGHADAMVRLNDSFGAFTAVTLENQYGEDARARYYRQPLGPIAVEGGVPATNESVVDLASGLVAPFAAPPATLVRAEREGIVWGATVDKITLLNYVTPPAVRAIEHVAALCPDLPHVYLASGRDEAIDKTIRMLRWHRKGARVVISLEGAYVGHTSACARSISDPEVHAMGPALFEWPRVPHPASAGDAESEAALRAAIAAAGGPANVLGIVVEPMQERTGRVLSHAFVHALARLRAETGVPIVSVETAGAYYRSGAGAFASASWELVPDARVWWTGGQLGMVHVGKSLWVATPMTFVSTWDGDELSLIQMHHQLRAARKVDVAAGASALDAALAGTSAHGAGLYRVVELGERRDAIADALRARGIVVRRMPGGRIAIAPALDRAVAQSEALGAALRAIG, translated from the coding sequence ATGCCGATCCCTGGCGACTACATCGGCGGACGCTTCGTTCCGCCCTCTGGCGAGCCCCTGATCTCCGAGAACCCCGCGCGCGACGGCGAGCCCGTCGTGCAGACCGCGTGGAGCGCCGAGCGCGTCGCCGACGCGGTCGCGGCGGCGAAGGACGCGCAGGTCGCGTGGTCGCGACGCTCGTTCGACGATCGCCTCGCCGCGCTGCACCGCTTCCGCGCCGTGATCGTCGCGCAGAAGGAGCACCTGGCCGACGCGGTGGTGAAGGAGATCGGCAAGATCCGATCGGAGGCGCGGGTCGAGATCGACTCGCTGATCGGACGTTTCGATCTCGTCGCGGCGCAGATCCGATCCGATCTGCGCGACGGGCCGCTGCCCGGCTTCCCGAACGAGGCGCTGCGCTGGCATCCGCATGGAGTCGTCGGGGTGATCGGCCCCTTCAACTTCCCCCTTCATCTCTGCCACGCACACGTAGTTCCCGCGCTCCTGCTCGGAAACACGGTCGTCATGAAGCCCAGTGAGACGGCTCCCCTCTGTGGGATCCGCTACGCCGAGGCGGCGCACGAGGCGGGGCTCCCGCCCGGCGTCCTGAACGTCGTGCAGGGGCGCGGCCCGACCGGCGCGGCGATGGTCGCGCACCCCGACGTGCACGGGCTCGCGTTCACCGGCAGCTGGCCCGTCGGTCGCCGCATCAGCGAGGCCGCGCTCGACAAGCCGGAGATGCTCGTCGCGCTCGAGATGGGCGGGAAGAACACGGTGATCGTGTGCGAGGACGCGGACGTGCGTCAGGCCGCGCACGAGATCGCGGTCGGCGCGTACCTCACGACCGGTCAGCGCTGCACCTGCACCGATCGTGTGCTCGTGCACCGCTCGCTCGCGAGGCCGCTGATCGACGCGCTGCGCAAGATCGTGAGCGCGCTGCGGTTCGGCGATCCCGACGACGCGAGCGCGTTCGCGGGGCCCATGGCGACGCGCGCGGGGCGCGACAAGCTCGAGGCCGCGATGGCGTGCGCGGTGCGCGCGGGCGCCGACGTGGTGGTCGAGGGGAAGCGCCTGCCCGGCGGGCTCTATCGCAGCGGCTCGGTGCACCTGCTCCCCGAGGGCGTGCACGACGTGCCGGGCTACACCGACACCGAGCTCTTCGGGCCCGACGTCGGGGTCGAGATCGTCGAGAACGACGACGAGGCGATCGCGGTGCTGAACGCGTCGCCGTACGGCTTCGCGAACAGCGTGTTCACGTCGAGCGACGCGCGCTTCGATCGCTACTACCGCGAGACGCGCTGCGGGATCCTCAACCGCAACCGCAGCACGAACCAGGCGTCGCCGCGCCTCCCGTTCGGCGGCACCGGGCGCAGCGGCAACTTCCGCCCCGCGGGCTCGTTCGCGCCGCGCAACCTCGCGATCCCGGTCGCGGTGCAGAGCAACTCGGTGCTCTCGATGGCGACCCACGCCGCGATCGCGCGCGCGCTGCCGCCGCACGATCTCGATCGGCTCGAGGCGATGCACGACGCGGAGGAGCGCGCCGAGGCGAACCGCACGCCGAGCGCCGACGCGCGCCCGATGCGCATCGTGCGCCCGAAGGGCGGCGCCGTGCCCGAGAGCACGAAGTGGGTCGAGCGGCTCTACGCGGGCGATCGCGTGCCGCGCGAGAAGAAGCAGCTCGTGTTCGATCACGTGCGCTCGCACGGGCCGTTCATGGTCAGCGTCGATCCCACGCCGCTCTCGGTGATCGACGCGATGAGCCAGACCGCGACGATGCCGTTCGGCTTCTCGCACGAGAATCTCGTGCGCGCGTACGTCGAGGGCGAGTGGGGCGACACGATGCTGCGCGCCCACGACGTGACGCTGCCGACGTCGGAGCTCGACGGCGCGGGCCAGCGCGCGGCCGAGCACTTCGCGCAGACGCTGCGCGCGCTCGTGCCCGGGCTGCCGACGGTGTGCTTCGCGGGGAGCGGGGCCGAGGCGAACGAGAAGGCGCTCGCGCTCGCGCGTCTGCACGCGAAGGATCGCGGGCCGCGTGTGCTCGCGTTCGACGGAAGCTTCCACGGGCGCACGCTCTTCGCGCTGCACGCGACGCACTCGCCGAGCAAGCGCACGCCCTTCGAGATCGCTGGGTACGAAGCGACGTTCGCGCCGTGGCCGCTCTGGGGCACGCCCAACGACGGCGAGCCCGACGAGCCCGCGGGCTGGCGCGACGTCTGCGCGCGCGGTGACGCGCAGGCGCTGCGCGCTCGGTTCGGCAACAGCGACGACCCGCTGCTGCGCGCGGAGGTCGAGTCCCTCGCGGTCGTCGTCGACACGCTGCTGCGGCACGAGCACTTCGTCGTGATCGTCGAGCCGATGCAGAGCGAGGGCGGCGATCGCTACGCGACCTCGCGCTTCCATCACGGGCTGCGGCTCGTGACGCGCGCGCTCGGCGTGCCGCTCGTGATGGACGAGGTGCAGTGCGGCTTCGGGCTCGGCGGCTCGTTCGCGTGGCATCGACGCTTCGGGCTCGTCGACGCGGACGGGCACGCGGACACGCCCGACTGCGTGACCTTCGCGAAGCGCGCGCAGGTCGGCGTGGTGATGACCCGGTTCGCCGATCCCGAGCCGACGCAGGCGTTCGCGGCGTCGCTGATCCGCGGTCGCCTCCACGCGTCGATGCTCGCGACCGGCGGCGACGGTGCGCGCGTCGAGGCGATGGTGCGCGCGCGGATCCCCGAGCTCGAGCGGCGCTGGGGCCACCGCATCCGCTGCGTGCGCGCGTGCGGCTTCGCGTTCGCGTTCGATCTCGAGACGCCCGCGGAGCTCGACGCGTACCTCGGGCAGCGCTTCTGGCGCGGCGCGATCGCGTTCGCGGCGGGCGATCGCACGGTGCGCTACCGCCTCAACGCGAGCTTCGAGGAGCACGACGTCGACGCGGTGTTCCGCGTCGTGCACCAGTCGCTCGCGTGGCTCGACGCGCACCCGCACGAGAAGGCGCCGGAGTGGCACGAGCTCGCGCCGCCGCCGCGCCCCGCGCAGCCCGAGGTGCGCATCCGGCGCGCCGCGCCCGACGAGGTCGAGGCGTTGCTGCCGCCGATCCTCGCGCTCGAGGAGCAGGTGTACGAGCCGGCACGCCGCGACCCCGAGCACCGGCTGCGCCTCGGCTTCGAGGACGCCGATGGCGTCGTGGTGCTCGCGGAGCGCAAGGACGGCGAGGTGTGGACGCTCGTCGGCTACGCGATGGCGGCGCCGATCGAGCGCGTGCCCGACGTGTCGGGGCCCGATCGTGATCCCGCGCGCGGTCGCGGCGACACGATCTACAGCCTCGCGCTGACGGTCGATCCGAAGCTGCAGGGCACGGGCATCGGGCGTCGGCTCAAGGCCGCGCAGCTCGAGCACGCGCGCGCGATGAAGCGGCCCGACGGCTCGCCGCGTTATCGCTGGTGCACCGGGCGCAACCGGCTCGGCCACGCGGACGCGATGGTGCGCCTCAACGACTCGTTCGGCGCGTTCACCGCGGTGACGCTCGAGAACCAGTACGGCGAGGACGCGCGCGCGCGTTATTACCGCCAGCCGCTCGGGCCGATCGCCGTCGAGGGTGGCGTTCCGGCGACGAACGAGAGCGTCGTCGATCTCGCGAGCGGCCTCGTCGCGCCGTTCGCCGCGCCGCCCGCGACGCTGGTGCGCGCGGAGCGCGAGGGCATCGTGTGGGGCGCGACCGTCGACAAGATCACGCTGCTCAACTACGTGACGCCGCCCGCGGTGCGCGCGATCGAGCACGTCGCCGCGCTGTGCCCGGATCTGCCGCACGTCTATCTCGCGTCGGGGCGCGACGAGGCAATCGACAAGACGATCCGGATGCTGCGCTGGCACCGCAAGGGCGCGCGCGTCGTGATCTCGCTCGAGGGCGCGTACGTCGGTCACACCAGCGCGTGCGCGCGATCGATCAGCGATCCCGAGGTGCACGCGATGGGGCCCGCGCTCTTCGAGTGGCCGCGGGTGCCCCACCCCGCGAGCGCCGGTGACGCGGAGAGCGAGGCCGCGCTGCGCGCCGCGATCGCCGCGGCCGGTGGGCCCGCGAACGTGCTGGGCATCGTGGTGGAGCCCATGCAGGAGCGCACGGGCCGGGTGCTGAGCCATGCATTCGTGCATGCCCTCGCGCGGCTGCGCGCCGAGACCGGCGTGCCGATCGTGAGCGTCGAGACCGCGGGCGCGTACTACCGCAGCGGCGCGGGCGCGTTCGCGAGCGCGTCGTGGGAGCTCGTGCCCGACGCGCGCGTGTGGTGGACCGGCGGGCAGCTCGGCATGGTGCACGTCGGCAAGTCGCTCTGGGTCGCGACGCCGATGACGTTCGTGAGCACGTGGGACGGCGACGAGCTCTCGCTGATCCAGATGCATCATCAGCTGCGCGCGGCACGCAAGGTCGACGTCGCGGCGGGCGCGAGCGCGCTCGACGCGGCGCTCGCGGGCACGAGCGCGCACGGTGCGGGGCTCTATCGCGTCGTCGAGCTCGGTGAGCGGCGCGACGCGATCGCCGACGCGCTGCGCGCGCGCGGGATCGTGGTGCGGCGCATGCCCGGTGGGCGCATCGCGATCGCGCCCGCGCTCGACCGCGCGGTCGCGCAGAGCGAGGCGCTCGGCGCGGCGCTGCGCGCCATCGGCTGA
- a CDS encoding non-ribosomal peptide synthetase, with the protein MSAVTLAGDAAHALDVVLRAREHEAAGDVEFPLTPTQHAMLVHSLRASAAGVEIEQLVVQLPEAIDVARMRAAWTWGVDRFEALRTHFVWHDGEPRQRVVARATLPFEHTSTDDLVRFLAEDRARGVDLGHAPGARVTLLSRGPLDHTLVFTFHHALLDGRSFTRVLREVMQRYDEGETYDPPRPPSMRAHCEHLATRDLSADRAFWSEHLRGFGEPTPLPGSRATAELGARHVELEARLGASTTSRLVELGVQHGFTLANAVQAAWAIVLARHAREDDVCFGSTRAARHGTVPEALEAVGCLIHTTPLRVAVAPDRELLAVLRDLRAFGLAVRAHEHAPLTSIREWTGLPASTPLFESLVVFERYLVDRELRALGGAWSARRVSVHEQSEPPLVLAAYQDRDDLILKLEHDPARFDPDVIAYVLDHVVAILRGIAERPQARVGELVMIGEDEQRVLLALAGGDGARMPCDATTITAAIADVARRAPDALALTGVSFAQLDRDAGVLAARLAHEGVAPGDVVAVSVPRGRHLAIALLGVLRAGAVYLPIDREWPRERVAMVLEDAGAKRVIVDARTRDAFTAHPCLAIDEPTSLDPIAPIALDPDAPATLIYTSGSTGRPKGVLVPHRALLAHARAIVPAYTLDARDRCLQFTSPSFDVSLEEMLPTWLAGACVVPRSEHASSSIDAFLVELERHAVTVVNVPSAFFTEVALHLRDHDRTLPACVRLVIVGGERPSARAYATWRAQHPDVRFVNAYGPTEVTITSTLHDPGAATPSELPIGRPLGTCRAYVLDAGGQLAPRGAIGELALSGPQVALGYHARPELTAARFVPDPFAPGATMMRTGDLVRWSARGELEILGRADEQLKIRGFRIEPGEIESVLRADARVRDVVVGARPDASGALRLVAWVVLHDHELDPALLRATCEASLPGSMIPSAFVRIDALPITPSGKVDRRALPSPELGTAPRARRDDPPEGAFETWIAALFCELLGVPEVGANESFFELGGHSLLAVRLLSKLSARGPIELGTIFRAPTVRALARAIENGTSSTDATLVPLNARAREPLDPARAPFFLLCGVQLYAALGDAMSGDRAVFGGLLACEADVVGPPLDVQAMAPVYLARIRALQPHGPYLLGGVSFGGVVAYEVAQRLRALGERVELLVLLDTILPRGLHRAGVLGRARTHLERLRDPRAFLAHVHAAITQRLVRRTETPAAAIDPGALTTEAIDAIRDERFRAAAERHDPTMRPYEGPALVFTARHRRVFPGDRVDRDLGWTSLLRGRVAYHPVDGNHLTILREPGASEIARVLRERLQNI; encoded by the coding sequence ATGAGCGCCGTCACGCTCGCCGGCGACGCCGCGCACGCGCTCGACGTCGTGCTCCGCGCACGCGAGCACGAGGCCGCGGGCGACGTCGAGTTCCCGCTGACGCCGACCCAGCACGCGATGCTGGTGCACAGCCTGCGCGCGAGCGCGGCCGGCGTGGAGATCGAGCAGCTCGTGGTGCAGCTGCCCGAGGCGATCGACGTCGCGCGCATGCGCGCGGCGTGGACCTGGGGCGTCGACCGCTTCGAGGCGCTGCGCACGCATTTCGTGTGGCACGACGGCGAGCCGCGGCAGCGCGTGGTCGCGCGCGCGACGCTGCCCTTCGAGCACACGAGCACCGATGATCTCGTGCGCTTCCTCGCCGAGGATCGCGCGCGCGGCGTGGACCTCGGTCACGCGCCGGGCGCGCGCGTGACGCTGCTCTCCCGAGGGCCGCTCGATCACACGCTCGTCTTCACGTTCCACCACGCGCTGCTCGACGGTCGCTCGTTCACCCGCGTGCTGCGCGAGGTCATGCAGCGCTACGACGAGGGCGAGACCTACGATCCGCCCCGCCCGCCCTCGATGCGCGCGCACTGCGAGCACCTCGCGACGCGCGACCTCTCCGCGGATCGCGCCTTCTGGAGCGAGCACCTGCGCGGCTTCGGCGAGCCCACACCGCTCCCGGGGTCACGCGCGACCGCGGAGCTCGGCGCGCGACACGTCGAGCTCGAGGCGCGGCTCGGCGCGAGCACCACGTCGCGCCTCGTCGAGCTCGGCGTGCAGCACGGGTTCACGCTCGCGAACGCGGTGCAGGCGGCGTGGGCGATCGTGCTCGCGCGTCACGCGCGAGAAGACGACGTGTGCTTCGGATCCACGCGCGCCGCGCGCCACGGCACCGTGCCCGAGGCGCTCGAGGCCGTGGGCTGCCTCATCCACACCACGCCGCTCCGCGTCGCGGTCGCGCCCGATCGCGAGCTGCTCGCGGTGCTGCGTGATCTCCGCGCGTTCGGCCTCGCGGTGCGCGCGCACGAGCACGCGCCGCTCACGTCGATCCGCGAGTGGACGGGCCTGCCCGCGAGCACGCCGCTCTTCGAGAGCCTCGTCGTGTTCGAGCGCTACCTCGTCGATCGCGAGCTGCGCGCGCTCGGCGGCGCGTGGAGCGCGCGCCGGGTGAGCGTGCACGAGCAGAGCGAGCCTCCGCTCGTGCTCGCCGCCTATCAGGATCGCGACGATCTGATCCTGAAGCTCGAGCACGACCCCGCGCGCTTCGATCCCGACGTGATCGCCTACGTGCTCGATCACGTCGTCGCGATCCTCCGCGGCATCGCGGAGCGCCCGCAGGCGCGCGTCGGCGAGCTCGTGATGATCGGCGAGGACGAGCAGCGCGTCCTGCTCGCGCTCGCGGGCGGCGACGGCGCGCGGATGCCCTGCGACGCCACCACGATCACCGCCGCGATCGCCGACGTCGCCCGCCGTGCCCCCGACGCGCTCGCGCTCACCGGGGTGTCCTTCGCGCAGCTCGATCGCGACGCGGGCGTCCTCGCCGCGCGCCTCGCCCACGAGGGCGTCGCCCCGGGCGACGTCGTCGCGGTGTCGGTCCCTCGCGGCCGGCACCTCGCGATCGCCCTCCTCGGCGTGCTGCGCGCCGGCGCGGTCTACCTCCCGATCGATCGCGAGTGGCCGCGCGAGCGCGTCGCGATGGTGCTCGAGGATGCCGGCGCGAAGCGCGTGATCGTCGACGCCCGCACCCGCGATGCGTTCACCGCGCACCCGTGCCTCGCGATCGACGAGCCCACGTCGCTCGATCCCATCGCCCCGATCGCGCTCGACCCCGACGCGCCCGCGACGCTGATCTACACGTCGGGCTCGACGGGCCGCCCCAAGGGCGTGCTCGTCCCGCACCGCGCGCTGCTCGCCCATGCGCGCGCGATCGTCCCCGCGTACACGCTCGACGCGCGCGACCGCTGCCTGCAGTTCACCTCGCCGAGCTTCGACGTCTCGCTCGAGGAGATGCTGCCCACCTGGCTCGCCGGCGCGTGCGTCGTGCCGCGCAGCGAGCACGCGTCCTCGTCGATCGACGCGTTCCTCGTCGAGCTCGAGCGCCACGCGGTCACGGTCGTGAACGTGCCGAGCGCGTTCTTCACCGAGGTCGCGCTGCACCTGCGCGATCACGACCGCACGCTGCCCGCGTGCGTGCGCCTCGTGATCGTCGGCGGCGAGCGACCGAGCGCGCGCGCCTACGCCACCTGGCGCGCCCAGCACCCCGACGTGCGGTTCGTGAACGCCTACGGCCCGACCGAGGTCACGATCACCAGCACGCTGCACGATCCCGGCGCCGCGACGCCGAGCGAGCTCCCGATCGGACGCCCGCTCGGCACCTGCCGCGCGTACGTGCTCGACGCGGGCGGACAGCTCGCACCGCGCGGCGCGATCGGCGAGCTCGCGCTCTCGGGCCCGCAGGTCGCGCTCGGCTACCACGCGCGCCCCGAGCTCACCGCCGCGCGCTTCGTCCCCGATCCGTTCGCGCCCGGCGCGACGATGATGCGCACCGGCGATCTCGTGCGCTGGAGCGCGCGCGGCGAGCTCGAGATCCTCGGCCGCGCCGACGAGCAGCTCAAGATCCGCGGCTTCCGCATCGAGCCGGGCGAGATCGAGTCGGTGCTGCGCGCCGATGCGCGCGTGCGCGACGTCGTCGTGGGCGCGCGCCCCGATGCGTCGGGCGCCCTGCGCCTCGTCGCGTGGGTCGTGCTGCACGATCACGAGCTCGATCCCGCCCTCCTCCGCGCGACCTGCGAGGCATCGCTGCCCGGGTCGATGATCCCCTCGGCGTTCGTGCGCATCGACGCGCTCCCGATCACGCCGAGCGGAAAGGTCGATCGCCGCGCCCTGCCCTCTCCCGAGCTCGGCACCGCGCCCCGCGCGCGCCGCGACGACCCGCCCGAGGGCGCGTTCGAGACGTGGATCGCCGCGCTCTTCTGCGAGCTGCTCGGGGTGCCGGAGGTCGGCGCGAACGAGAGCTTCTTCGAGCTCGGCGGGCACTCGCTGCTCGCGGTGCGCCTCCTCTCGAAGCTCTCGGCGCGCGGGCCCATCGAGCTCGGCACGATCTTCCGCGCTCCCACCGTGCGCGCCCTCGCGCGCGCCATCGAGAACGGCACGAGCAGCACCGACGCGACGCTCGTCCCGCTGAACGCGCGGGCGCGCGAGCCGCTCGATCCCGCGCGCGCGCCCTTCTTCCTGCTCTGCGGCGTGCAGCTCTACGCCGCGCTCGGCGACGCGATGTCCGGCGATCGCGCCGTCTTCGGCGGCCTGCTCGCGTGCGAGGCCGACGTCGTCGGCCCGCCGCTCGACGTGCAGGCGATGGCGCCGGTCTACCTCGCGCGCATCCGCGCGCTCCAGCCGCACGGCCCGTACCTGCTGGGCGGCGTCTCGTTCGGCGGCGTCGTCGCGTACGAGGTCGCGCAGCGCCTGCGCGCGCTCGGCGAGCGCGTCGAGCTGCTCGTGCTCCTCGACACGATCCTCCCGCGCGGCCTGCACAGGGCCGGCGTCCTCGGCCGCGCCCGCACGCACCTCGAGCGGCTCCGCGACCCGCGCGCGTTCCTCGCGCACGTGCACGCCGCGATCACCCAGCGCCTCGTGCGTCGCACCGAGACCCCCGCCGCCGCGATCGATCCCGGCGCCCTCACGACCGAGGCCATCGACGCGATCCGCGACGAGCGCTTCCGCGCCGCCGCCGAGCGGCACGACCCGACGATGCGCCCCTACGAAGGCCCCGCGCTCGTCTTCACCGCGCGCCATCGCCGCGTGTTCCCCGGCGATCGCGTCGACCGCGACCTCGGGTGGACCTCACTCCTGCGCGGCCGCGTCGCGTACCACCCGGTCGACGGCAACCACCTCACGATCCTGCGCGAGCCCGGCGCGAGCGAGATCGCGCGCGTGCTGCGCGAGCGCCTCCAGAACATCTGA
- a CDS encoding TadE/TadG family type IV pilus assembly protein — protein MRVEGSKRASFARRLLGDQQGAAMAEAVIILPAIILIWGIILYIHFGFRDAQRNMATLRDHAWSHAFSACKTSVSSPTEIAEGGTFDGESSGGISGLSTALRFVTSTLFQIDEFGARRAREIARPQSLGGGTRRLEWEMLILCNEEQRDDQDPLWEIWADLGLPAI, from the coding sequence ATGCGCGTCGAGGGCTCGAAGCGCGCCTCGTTCGCGCGCCGCCTGCTCGGCGATCAGCAGGGCGCGGCGATGGCCGAGGCCGTCATCATCCTCCCCGCGATCATCTTGATCTGGGGGATCATCCTCTACATCCACTTCGGCTTCCGCGACGCGCAGCGCAACATGGCGACGCTCCGCGACCACGCGTGGTCGCACGCGTTCTCCGCGTGCAAGACCAGCGTCAGCTCGCCGACCGAGATCGCCGAGGGCGGCACCTTCGACGGCGAGTCGAGCGGCGGCATCTCGGGGCTCTCGACCGCGCTCCGCTTCGTCACGTCGACGCTCTTCCAGATCGACGAGTTCGGCGCGCGACGCGCCCGCGAGATCGCGCGCCCGCAGTCGCTCGGCGGCGGCACGCGCCGGCTCGAGTGGGAGATGCTCATTCTCTGCAACGAGGAGCAGCGGGACGATCAGGACCCGCTCTGGGAGATCTGGGCGGACCTCGGTCTGCCTGCGATCTGA